From Bacillus basilensis, a single genomic window includes:
- a CDS encoding NupC/NupG family nucleoside CNT transporter — protein sequence MKYLIGVFGLVLILGIAWLASNDRKKVKYRPIITMVILQFILGFLLLNTSIGNILISGIADGFGELLKYAADGVNFVFGGLVNQKEFSFFLSVLMPIVFISALIGILQHIKVLPIIVKSIGLALSKVNGMGKLESYNAVASAILGQSEVFISVKKQLGLLPEKRMYTLCASAMSTVSMSIVGSYMVLLKPQYVVTALVLNLFGGFIIASIINPYEVTEEEDMLEVQEEEKKTFFEVLGEYIIDGFKVAITVAAMLVGFVALIAFVNAVFKGVIGISFQEILGYVFAPFAFIMGVPWHEAVNAGNIMATKLVSNEFVAMTDLAQGNFNFSDRTTAIISVFLVSFANFSSIGIIAGAVKSLNEKQGNVVARFGLKLLFGATLVSFLSATIVGLLF from the coding sequence ATGAAATACTTAATCGGTGTTTTTGGCCTCGTATTGATTTTAGGTATCGCTTGGCTTGCTAGTAATGATAGAAAGAAAGTCAAATATCGCCCAATCATAACGATGGTTATATTACAATTCATTTTGGGGTTTCTATTATTAAATACAAGTATCGGGAATATATTAATTAGCGGAATAGCAGATGGTTTTGGAGAGCTATTAAAATATGCCGCTGACGGTGTGAATTTCGTATTTGGTGGATTAGTAAATCAAAAAGAGTTTTCATTCTTTTTAAGTGTATTAATGCCAATCGTATTTATATCAGCTTTAATAGGTATTTTGCAACACATTAAAGTGCTACCTATTATTGTGAAATCTATCGGTCTAGCATTAAGTAAAGTAAATGGAATGGGGAAACTAGAATCATATAACGCTGTTGCTTCTGCGATTTTAGGACAATCTGAAGTATTTATTTCAGTTAAGAAGCAACTAGGATTATTGCCAGAGAAAAGAATGTATACATTATGTGCATCTGCAATGTCTACTGTTTCAATGTCTATCGTTGGATCATATATGGTGTTATTAAAACCGCAATATGTTGTAACCGCTTTAGTGCTTAACTTATTCGGTGGCTTCATTATTGCTTCTATTATTAACCCTTATGAAGTTACTGAAGAAGAAGATATGTTAGAAGTACAAGAAGAAGAAAAGAAGACCTTCTTTGAAGTATTAGGGGAATACATTATAGATGGATTTAAAGTTGCGATTACAGTAGCAGCTATGTTAGTCGGTTTTGTTGCTCTTATCGCATTCGTTAATGCAGTATTTAAAGGTGTAATCGGTATTTCATTCCAAGAAATCCTTGGTTATGTATTTGCGCCATTTGCATTTATTATGGGTGTACCTTGGCATGAAGCTGTTAATGCCGGAAATATTATGGCAACAAAATTAGTATCAAATGAATTTGTCGCTATGACAGATCTAGCACAAGGAAACTTTAATTTCTCAGATAGAACGACAGCGATTATATCTGTATTCTTAGTTTCATTTGCAAACTTCTCTTCAATTGGAATTATTGCAGGAGCAGTTAAGAGCTTAAATGAAAAGCAAGGGAATGTAGTAGCAAGATTTGGTTTGAAATTACTTTTCGGTGCAACATTAGTAAGTTTCTTATCAGCAACAATCGTGGGCTTATTATTTTAA
- a CDS encoding pyrimidine-nucleoside phosphorylase: MRMVDIIAKKRDGKELTTEEIKFFINGYTDGSIPDYQVSALAMAIFFKDMTDRERADLTMAMVESGETIDLSAIQGIKVDKHSTGGVGDTTTLVLGPLVAALDVPVAKMSGRGLGHTGGTIDKLEAVEGFHVEITKEQFIDIVNRDKVAVIGQTGNLTPADKKIYALRDVTGTVNSIPLIASSIMSKKIAAGADAIVLDVKTGAGAFMKTEEDAKELAHAMVRIGNNVGRQTMAVISDMSQPLGFAIGNALEVKEAIDTLKGEGPEDLTELVLVLGSQMVVLAKKANTLEEAREMLIEVMKNGKATEKFKEFLSNQGGDSSIVDNPEKMPQAKYVIDVPAKTSGVISNIVADEIGIAAMLLGAGRATKEDEIDLAVGLMLRKKVGDAVKEGEPFVTIYANRENVEDVKAKIYENISIAETAVAPKLVHTVITD; encoded by the coding sequence ATGAGAATGGTAGATATTATTGCGAAAAAACGTGACGGTAAAGAATTAACGACTGAAGAAATCAAATTCTTTATTAATGGATATACAGACGGAAGTATTCCTGATTATCAAGTGAGTGCACTTGCAATGGCAATCTTCTTTAAAGATATGACAGATCGTGAGCGTGCAGATTTAACGATGGCAATGGTGGAGTCTGGAGAAACGATCGACTTATCAGCAATTCAAGGAATTAAAGTAGACAAACATTCAACTGGCGGTGTTGGTGATACAACAACATTAGTATTAGGACCATTAGTAGCTGCTTTAGATGTACCAGTAGCAAAAATGTCTGGTCGTGGTTTAGGACATACAGGCGGAACAATCGATAAATTAGAAGCGGTAGAAGGATTCCACGTTGAAATTACGAAAGAGCAGTTCATTGATATTGTAAACCGTGACAAAGTAGCTGTTATTGGACAAACTGGTAACTTAACGCCTGCAGATAAAAAAATCTATGCATTACGCGATGTAACAGGAACAGTAAACTCTATTCCTCTAATTGCAAGTTCAATTATGAGTAAAAAAATTGCAGCTGGTGCCGATGCAATCGTACTTGATGTAAAAACAGGTGCTGGCGCATTCATGAAAACAGAAGAAGATGCAAAAGAATTAGCACATGCAATGGTACGTATCGGAAATAATGTAGGACGTCAAACTATGGCTGTTATTTCAGATATGTCACAACCACTTGGTTTTGCAATTGGTAACGCTCTAGAAGTGAAAGAAGCGATTGATACGTTAAAAGGCGAAGGGCCAGAAGATTTAACAGAGTTAGTACTCGTATTAGGAAGTCAGATGGTTGTACTTGCGAAAAAGGCAAATACATTAGAAGAAGCGCGTGAAATGTTAATTGAAGTGATGAAGAACGGAAAAGCAACTGAGAAGTTTAAAGAGTTCTTAAGCAATCAAGGCGGAGATAGCTCGATTGTAGACAATCCAGAAAAAATGCCACAAGCGAAATATGTAATTGATGTACCTGCTAAAACTTCAGGTGTTATTTCTAACATTGTTGCAGATGAAATCGGTATCGCAGCTATGCTACTAGGTGCTGGCCGTGCAACAAAAGAAGATGAAATTGATTTAGCTGTAGGGTTAATGTTACGTAAAAAAGTGGGCGATGCAGTAAAAGAAGGCGAGCCGTTCGTAACGATTTACGCAAATCGCGAAAATGTAGAAGATGTAAAAGCTAAAATTTATGAGAACATTTCTATCGCTGAAACAGCAGTAGCTCCTAAATTAGTTCATACAGTTATTACTGACTAA
- a CDS encoding cytidine deaminase, producing the protein MDKKKYIEEANKMLAKAYIPYSKFPVGAALVTKEGKIYTGCNIENASYGLCNCAERTAIFKAVSEGERDFSYLVITGETDGPISPCGACRQVIAEFCDPKMPVLLTNVKGDEKEVTVEQLLPGAFSIEDLK; encoded by the coding sequence ATGGATAAGAAAAAATATATTGAAGAAGCAAATAAGATGTTAGCAAAAGCATATATTCCGTATTCAAAATTTCCTGTTGGTGCAGCGTTAGTTACGAAAGAAGGTAAAATCTATACTGGTTGTAATATAGAAAATGCTTCTTACGGTTTATGTAACTGTGCAGAAAGAACAGCGATCTTTAAAGCAGTATCAGAAGGTGAGCGCGATTTTAGTTACTTAGTTATTACAGGCGAAACGGACGGACCGATTTCACCGTGTGGTGCTTGTAGACAAGTAATTGCTGAATTCTGTGATCCGAAAATGCCTGTATTATTAACGAATGTAAAAGGCGATGAAAAAGAAGTAACTGTTGAGCAGTTACTGCCAGGTGCTTTCTCAATTGAAGATTTAAAATAA
- a CDS encoding CcdC family protein encodes MSLALLSSIVAVCIAVGVMFLRLKAAKKPVTKKKIILPPLFMSTGAMMYFLPEFRLTSLEIVEVIIAGLIFSIFLIKTTKFEIRDEQIYMKPSKAFIFILVGLLAVRVALKSYLSQSIDLAELSGMFYLLAFAMIISWRIAMYRSYIKLEKNIKRAGISI; translated from the coding sequence ATGAGTTTAGCACTTTTATCAAGTATCGTAGCAGTCTGTATAGCTGTTGGAGTAATGTTTCTTCGCTTGAAGGCAGCAAAAAAGCCGGTAACGAAAAAGAAAATTATATTGCCGCCACTTTTTATGAGTACTGGCGCCATGATGTATTTTTTACCGGAGTTTCGATTAACATCGTTAGAAATAGTAGAGGTAATTATCGCAGGGCTTATTTTCTCTATATTTCTTATTAAAACAACAAAGTTCGAAATAAGAGATGAACAAATATATATGAAACCGTCAAAAGCATTTATATTTATTTTAGTCGGATTATTAGCTGTACGAGTAGCATTGAAATCATATTTAAGTCAATCGATTGATTTAGCAGAGTTAAGCGGAATGTTTTACTTACTCGCATTTGCGATGATTATATCGTGGAGAATTGCGATGTATCGCTCATATATTAAATTGGAAAAGAACATAAAAAGAGCTGGAATTTCTATATAG
- a CDS encoding DUF896 domain-containing protein — MKNILFHINELSKKEKASGLTVDEKQEQQMLRQNYTQTFRGSLDSILLNTKIVDQHGLNVTPAALQDAQIRLKLSK, encoded by the coding sequence ATGAAAAACATTTTATTCCATATTAACGAATTATCAAAAAAAGAAAAAGCATCTGGATTAACAGTTGATGAAAAACAAGAACAACAAATGTTGCGTCAAAACTATACACAAACATTTCGTGGAAGCTTAGATTCCATTTTATTAAACACAAAAATTGTTGATCAACATGGTCTTAACGTTACACCGGCGGCATTACAAGATGCTCAAATACGTTTAAAATTAAGCAAATGA
- a CDS encoding sulfite exporter TauE/SafE family protein: MFSAISEWSYQLMSPLMAIANTTKSIPLLFAFLLGIVGTLAPCQLTGNISAITLYSNQSLQKGYAWKHILLFILGKIIAFTTLGLLVWFLGKEIQQILTLYFPWLRKMMGPLLVLMGLMLAGIIKGINFFAFKFIRKQNEIGSFLLGFFFSLAFCPTMFVLFFGTLIPLSFSSNYGYLFPTFFSIGTALPIVILMFIISYLGLNGALLKKSRKVGKNIQLIAGVLLILVGLYDISLYWV; the protein is encoded by the coding sequence GTGTTTTCAGCAATTAGTGAATGGAGTTATCAACTCATGTCTCCTTTAATGGCTATCGCGAATACTACGAAATCAATTCCTCTTTTATTTGCGTTTTTATTAGGTATAGTAGGTACCCTTGCTCCTTGCCAATTAACAGGAAACATTAGTGCTATTACACTTTATAGCAATCAATCTTTACAAAAGGGATATGCATGGAAACATATACTGTTATTCATTTTAGGAAAAATAATAGCTTTTACGACACTCGGACTATTAGTATGGTTTTTAGGAAAAGAGATTCAGCAAATATTGACTTTGTATTTCCCATGGTTAAGAAAAATGATGGGACCTTTATTAGTTTTAATGGGGCTCATGTTGGCAGGTATTATAAAAGGTATAAATTTCTTCGCTTTCAAATTTATACGAAAACAAAATGAAATTGGTTCATTTTTACTCGGATTCTTCTTTTCCTTAGCTTTCTGCCCAACTATGTTCGTTCTATTTTTCGGAACATTAATCCCGTTATCTTTCTCATCTAATTATGGATACTTGTTTCCAACATTCTTTTCGATAGGAACTGCTCTCCCTATCGTTATATTAATGTTTATCATCTCCTACCTTGGATTAAATGGGGCACTACTTAAAAAGAGCAGAAAAGTAGGAAAAAACATTCAGCTTATAGCAGGGGTACTACTCATTTTAGTTGGACTTTATGATATATCTTTATATTGGGTATAA
- a CDS encoding F510_1955 family glycosylhydrolase codes for MKHYVATGLAITSLLIISGCSSNAETATVKKETIQSQTKNTETVNTIPQNFYKEITSGKIEHIHGIGFVGNMPGISIATHSGIKVYQNGKWLETAKQLHDYMGFQATRNGFFASGHPEPGANLKNPLGLMKSSDGGNTLEKLAFYGESDFHNLAVGYNTEAIYLYNERPNSKLQQGFYFSTNNGQDWKNSKLKGLSSTIHSFSVHPDQSSVVAVSAKDGVYLSTDSGNTFELFSKSIESTAVTLSNEDIIYASINKQNEQSLTKKSIATNEETSIQIPSLDSKDTIMYISQNPQNSAEIVFATTKASVFLSTDEGKTWKQLTKEGTFQFN; via the coding sequence TTGAAGCATTATGTGGCAACAGGATTAGCAATTACTTCTTTATTAATCATTTCAGGATGTTCTAGCAACGCCGAAACAGCAACAGTAAAGAAAGAAACAATACAATCTCAGACAAAAAACACAGAAACAGTAAATACGATTCCGCAAAACTTCTATAAAGAGATTACATCTGGAAAAATCGAGCACATTCACGGAATTGGCTTTGTAGGAAATATGCCGGGGATTTCTATCGCAACCCACAGTGGTATAAAAGTTTATCAAAATGGAAAATGGTTAGAAACTGCTAAACAGCTACACGATTATATGGGCTTCCAGGCAACGAGAAATGGATTTTTTGCCAGCGGTCATCCTGAACCAGGTGCAAATTTAAAAAATCCTTTAGGATTAATGAAAAGTTCTGATGGCGGTAATACTCTTGAAAAGCTAGCGTTTTACGGAGAATCTGATTTTCATAACCTCGCTGTCGGATATAATACGGAAGCAATTTATTTATACAATGAGCGTCCAAATTCTAAATTACAACAAGGTTTTTATTTCAGTACGAACAACGGACAAGATTGGAAAAATAGTAAGTTAAAAGGTCTTTCAAGTACGATTCATTCCTTTTCAGTACATCCGGATCAATCTAGTGTAGTCGCAGTAAGCGCTAAAGACGGCGTATATTTATCTACGGATTCTGGAAATACATTTGAACTATTTTCTAAATCAATTGAATCGACCGCAGTTACATTAAGTAATGAAGACATTATATATGCCTCTATCAATAAGCAAAATGAGCAATCACTAACGAAAAAATCAATTGCTACAAACGAAGAAACTAGCATACAAATTCCATCTTTAGACTCTAAAGATACAATCATGTATATATCACAAAATCCTCAAAATTCAGCTGAAATCGTATTTGCTACAACGAAAGCAAGTGTGTTCCTCTCTACAGATGAAGGTAAAACGTGGAAGCAACTTACTAAAGAGGGCACATTCCAATTTAATTAG
- a CDS encoding aminopeptidase P family protein produces MKSTFFAQNRERLVNTLPDESITILFAGQAPHMSADAHYKFVPNRNFYYVTGIDEPNVIFMLKKFGNSVEEILFIEKSDPVMEKWVGKTVSNEEAEKISGIKKVVYLDSFEKTMSNILFTENVKHLYLDLERREWNGTETKTLAFAKHVREQYPHVTIGNVYPNICELRVFKTDEEIEIIKEAIAVTKDGIYNVLKHVKADMMEYELEAQFDFTLKSSGIKHHAFNTILASGKNATVLHYEDNDAQIQNGDLVLLDLGAQKDYYNADISYTFPANGTFSSRQKQIYNIVLKALKETTEIIKPGLKFAALNAHAKKVLAEGCKAVGLIQEDEELSKYYYHGVSHFLGLDTHDVGTYKDRVLEEGMVITIEPGLYIEEESIGIRIEDDILVTKDGYENLSKDIIREVEEIEEFMSENNVNVKEDEVVTK; encoded by the coding sequence ATGAAATCAACATTCTTTGCTCAAAATAGAGAACGATTAGTAAACACATTACCAGATGAATCTATTACTATTTTATTTGCTGGACAAGCACCTCATATGTCAGCGGATGCACATTATAAATTTGTGCCGAATCGAAATTTTTACTATGTAACAGGAATCGATGAACCAAATGTTATTTTCATGTTGAAAAAGTTTGGAAATAGTGTAGAAGAAATACTTTTCATTGAAAAGTCAGATCCAGTAATGGAAAAATGGGTTGGTAAAACAGTTTCTAACGAAGAAGCAGAGAAAATTTCAGGTATAAAAAAAGTTGTATATTTAGATAGCTTTGAAAAAACAATGTCAAATATACTTTTTACAGAAAATGTGAAACATCTATATTTAGATTTAGAACGTCGTGAGTGGAATGGTACAGAGACAAAAACGCTAGCGTTTGCTAAACATGTAAGAGAACAATATCCACACGTAACAATTGGTAATGTATATCCGAACATTTGTGAATTGCGAGTGTTTAAAACAGATGAAGAAATTGAAATTATTAAAGAAGCAATTGCTGTAACGAAAGACGGTATTTACAATGTGTTAAAGCATGTAAAAGCAGACATGATGGAATATGAATTAGAAGCTCAGTTTGATTTCACACTAAAATCATCTGGCATTAAGCATCATGCGTTCAATACAATTTTGGCAAGTGGGAAAAATGCTACAGTTCTTCATTATGAAGATAATGATGCACAAATTCAAAATGGTGATTTAGTACTGCTAGATTTAGGCGCTCAAAAAGATTACTATAACGCTGATATTAGTTATACATTCCCGGCAAATGGAACATTCTCTAGTCGCCAAAAACAAATTTATAATATCGTATTAAAAGCATTGAAAGAAACAACAGAGATTATTAAGCCAGGCTTAAAGTTCGCTGCATTAAATGCGCATGCTAAAAAAGTACTCGCAGAAGGGTGTAAAGCAGTTGGTTTAATACAAGAAGATGAGGAACTGTCTAAATATTATTATCATGGTGTCAGCCATTTCCTTGGTTTAGATACGCATGATGTAGGGACATACAAAGATAGAGTATTAGAAGAAGGCATGGTTATTACAATTGAACCGGGTCTTTATATTGAAGAAGAATCGATTGGAATTCGTATTGAAGATGATATTCTTGTAACGAAAGACGGATACGAAAACTTATCAAAAGATATCATTAGAGAAGTGGAAGAAATTGAAGAGTTTATGAGTGAAAATAATGTAAATGTAAAAGAAGATGAAGTTGTTACGAAATAA
- a CDS encoding multicopper oxidase family protein, with protein MKRFLLTAVTVSVISLIAACSATTNTTNDHKNMNDKKTPQTETAIKPLKVEKGPEVTLIAKEEKQKLSNGVIVPVWTFNGSSPGPEIRVKKGEKVKVTLKNELSAPVSVHWHGYPVPNNMDGIPGVTQDAVEPGKSFTYEFEANVPGTYWYHSHQDSVNQLDRGLYGALVVEDTNEKYDKDYTLMLDEWITDKEEINKQLKEMSKGKTEKVDGNKSSKDNENAKKNDDKNSRDHSGMDMDGNKKDSGNMAGMDHGKMKMEGHEMSMYDLFTINGKSGDLVEPLKVNKGDKVRLRLVNAGYLSHDIHVHGHDIKVIATDGQPINDPKVIKDKVISIAPGERYDVEFTANNPGKWYVEDHSVDKGAKGMKTIIEYEDSKEMKDTANEKEKLPKLDMTKYGEKKLGNFTLEQQYTASYNMDLNTQMNGNEMIYTINGKVFPNIDPIPVKKGDLVKVKLVNRSKMDDHPMHLHGHFFQVLSKDGKPIEGSPIVKDTLNLKPGEEYEVAFVADNPGEWMFHCHDLHHASAGMVTEVKYTDYKSDYVPNPNIPNKPE; from the coding sequence ATGAAGAGATTTTTGTTAACAGCAGTTACAGTCTCTGTCATATCTTTAATTGCTGCATGTTCTGCGACCACAAATACAACAAACGATCATAAAAATATGAATGATAAAAAAACACCACAGACTGAAACGGCTATAAAACCATTGAAAGTTGAAAAAGGACCAGAAGTTACTTTAATAGCGAAAGAAGAAAAGCAAAAATTAAGTAACGGTGTTATTGTTCCGGTCTGGACATTTAATGGCTCATCTCCTGGTCCGGAAATTCGGGTGAAAAAAGGTGAAAAGGTGAAAGTGACATTAAAAAATGAACTATCTGCACCGGTATCTGTTCATTGGCATGGGTATCCTGTTCCAAATAACATGGATGGAATTCCAGGTGTGACGCAAGATGCGGTTGAACCTGGAAAAAGTTTCACCTATGAATTTGAAGCGAACGTACCAGGAACGTACTGGTATCACTCACATCAAGATTCTGTAAATCAATTAGATAGAGGATTATATGGTGCTCTCGTTGTAGAAGATACAAATGAAAAGTATGATAAAGATTACACATTAATGTTAGATGAATGGATAACAGATAAAGAAGAGATAAATAAACAGTTAAAAGAAATGTCAAAAGGAAAAACAGAAAAAGTAGACGGTAATAAATCTAGTAAGGATAATGAAAATGCGAAAAAGAATGATGATAAGAACAGCAGGGATCATTCCGGTATGGACATGGACGGGAACAAAAAAGACTCTGGCAATATGGCAGGCATGGACCATGGAAAGATGAAGATGGAAGGTCATGAAATGAGTATGTATGATTTATTCACAATTAACGGAAAAAGTGGTGATTTAGTAGAGCCATTAAAAGTGAATAAGGGAGATAAAGTTCGTCTTCGACTCGTTAATGCTGGCTATCTATCGCATGATATACATGTTCACGGTCATGATATAAAAGTAATTGCAACAGATGGCCAACCAATTAATGATCCAAAAGTTATAAAAGACAAAGTAATTTCAATTGCACCGGGTGAACGTTATGATGTTGAATTTACTGCTAACAATCCTGGGAAATGGTATGTTGAAGATCATTCGGTAGATAAAGGTGCGAAAGGAATGAAAACCATTATTGAATATGAAGATAGTAAAGAGATGAAAGACACAGCAAATGAAAAAGAAAAACTACCAAAATTAGATATGACGAAATATGGCGAGAAAAAATTAGGTAATTTCACACTAGAGCAGCAGTATACTGCCTCATATAATATGGACTTGAATACGCAAATGAATGGAAATGAAATGATATATACAATTAACGGAAAAGTATTTCCGAATATTGATCCAATTCCAGTGAAAAAAGGTGACTTAGTAAAAGTGAAATTAGTAAATCGCTCTAAAATGGATGATCACCCGATGCATTTACATGGTCACTTCTTTCAGGTGTTGAGTAAAGATGGAAAACCGATAGAAGGTTCTCCAATTGTAAAAGATACTTTGAACTTAAAACCAGGTGAAGAATATGAAGTCGCCTTTGTAGCAGACAATCCGGGTGAGTGGATGTTCCACTGTCACGACCTACATCATGCTTCAGCAGGGATGGTAACGGAAGTGAAATATACAGATTATAAATCTGATTATGTTCCAAACCCTAATATTCCTAATAAACCAGAATAA
- a CDS encoding SH3 domain-containing protein: MKKILASVAVASVTGSVFISTAQAKNTVIQKGMKHEQSTDVVKYENQVTVNTNALRVRTQPNTSSAIMGRVYEGEVLQVIGEENSWLKINHKGKTGYVSSEFVSENSVSAKTNVSMSRSKTVTANVLRVRTQPNTSSAIMGRVYEGKVLQVIGEENGWLKINHNGKVGYVSSQFVIDGSSNGSDNNNGKFQVASGDYKVNVSSLRVRTGPSTSHTILGSIHKGQVVQVTGEIQDWVKINYSGKTAYISKDYISKSGSNANVDQTNEQQKNVTVQTDGTYIVDATSLRVRTGPATYHSVIGGVLNGRILQVTGVENGWLKINHNGRTGYVSSEFVKFVKGGTPSKPETSNPSTGATVGDYYVNVSVLNVRSGASTNHGVIGALSKGIKVQVLFEENGWGKINYNGKNGYVSSKFLSKTSETDAEEQRQSQEVNTTNDFIQPAVGRYTSRFEKRGGQMHHGLDIAASGIVPVVAAAEGVVTRSYYSTSYGNVVFISHNINGQTYTTVYAHLKSRSVTAGQKVKQGQQLGIMGNTGQSEGQHLHFEIHKGEWNAQKSNAMDPKIYIG; encoded by the coding sequence ATGAAAAAGATTTTAGCTAGTGTAGCAGTAGCTTCTGTTACAGGAAGTGTATTTATTAGTACTGCTCAAGCGAAAAATACTGTTATACAAAAAGGCATGAAGCATGAGCAATCTACTGATGTAGTAAAATATGAAAATCAAGTAACAGTAAATACAAATGCTCTACGTGTCCGCACACAACCAAATACGTCTAGTGCAATAATGGGACGCGTGTATGAAGGAGAAGTTTTACAAGTTATTGGAGAAGAAAACAGTTGGCTGAAAATTAATCATAAAGGAAAAACTGGCTATGTAAGTAGTGAATTTGTTTCGGAAAATAGTGTATCAGCGAAGACGAATGTAAGCATGAGTCGTAGTAAAACTGTAACTGCTAATGTATTACGTGTTCGCACACAGCCAAATACGTCTAGTGCAATAATGGGGCGCGTGTATGAAGGGAAAGTTTTACAAGTTATTGGAGAAGAAAACGGTTGGTTAAAAATTAATCATAATGGAAAAGTAGGTTATGTAAGCAGTCAATTTGTAATAGACGGTAGCTCAAATGGAAGCGACAATAACAATGGAAAATTTCAAGTAGCGAGTGGGGATTACAAAGTTAACGTATCCTCCCTCCGCGTTCGTACAGGTCCAAGTACTTCCCATACGATTTTAGGCTCTATACATAAAGGACAAGTTGTTCAAGTAACTGGTGAAATTCAAGATTGGGTCAAAATTAACTATAGTGGAAAAACGGCTTATATTAGTAAAGATTACATTTCAAAGAGTGGCTCTAATGCAAATGTAGACCAAACAAATGAACAACAAAAGAATGTTACGGTTCAAACTGACGGTACATACATTGTAGACGCTACTTCTTTACGTGTGCGTACCGGCCCTGCTACTTACCATAGTGTAATTGGTGGTGTATTAAACGGACGAATATTGCAAGTAACTGGCGTTGAAAATGGCTGGTTGAAAATTAATCATAATGGAAGAACTGGTTATGTAAGTAGTGAATTTGTAAAATTCGTTAAAGGAGGTACACCATCAAAACCTGAAACCAGTAATCCATCTACTGGAGCAACAGTTGGTGACTACTATGTTAACGTAAGCGTGTTAAATGTAAGGAGCGGCGCTAGTACAAATCATGGTGTAATCGGTGCATTATCAAAAGGAATAAAAGTGCAGGTTCTATTTGAAGAAAATGGATGGGGAAAAATTAATTACAACGGTAAAAACGGTTATGTATCAAGTAAATTTCTATCAAAAACAAGTGAGACTGATGCAGAGGAGCAGCGACAATCCCAAGAGGTAAATACAACAAATGACTTTATTCAACCAGCTGTAGGAAGATATACTTCTAGATTTGAGAAACGTGGTGGGCAAATGCATCACGGATTAGATATTGCTGCTTCAGGAATAGTGCCGGTTGTTGCCGCCGCAGAAGGTGTAGTCACTCGCTCTTATTATTCTACAAGCTATGGTAATGTGGTGTTTATTTCTCACAATATTAACGGACAAACCTATACGACTGTATATGCTCATTTAAAGAGTCGTTCTGTTACTGCTGGTCAAAAAGTAAAGCAAGGACAACAACTTGGCATAATGGGGAATACAGGACAATCTGAAGGACAGCACTTACATTTTGAAATCCATAAAGGTGAATGGAATGCACAGAAGAGCAATGCTATGGATCCAAAAATATATATTGGTTAA